Part of the Vigna radiata var. radiata cultivar VC1973A chromosome 11, Vradiata_ver6, whole genome shotgun sequence genome is shown below.
aacttgaggaccgaactgagattttcacacaaatacgaggaccgagaagggattaagccaacacgtcagcataccacgtcagctaaacttaacgccgtttgagatcagttaacagttggggtaaaatgtgtgcatttttacaaaaattatgaccgaATTGAGACAGTTctaaacttgaggaccgaactaagattttcacacaaatacgaggaccaagggaggtattaagccttccATTTATTTAATACATGCCACAAACATAAAGTCTgcaacagtttttttttttttcaacgaTTGTATTTGTACTGTAAGGAGGTAGACGGACGGTCTTAGGGATCGTCAGGACGACCGCCACACCAAAATCCCGAGGAAACACAACGGTGAAGCCCGGTCTCGGCGGCCGGGACTAACCTTTGTGTATCAGAAACTTTGAAGAAATCCTGAGAGACGAAACGTATGACCTAGGCGATGGGCTCCGAAGCTCCCAGTCGCCGTACGGACGGCCGGCAACCAAGCTGGCCATGTCTGGAGTCGGGACGCCAGTACGACGCTGTCGTGTCCGCATGACTGTATAATCATAGCCGGTCACGAACGCGTCAATAAGAAAAACCTTGAAGAATTCATCACAGCAAGAAGACCGGACGGTCAAATGCGTCATTACGTCAAAAATATGCCAGTCAGAACTCGGGGGGCCTGCCCACCATAAAACCAGACGCTCACACGAAAACTTAACTTAGGGTGCTACATGGACGTACGACAGAGGTCGAATATGGAAGCATGATAAGCATCCaggattaaggtaaaaccaAATTAGCCCCAACAGGCCTGcaattgggccgtgattaaggtTTCACTAATCATGGGCCcatgagaaaaactataaatagggggtcaaaggtaagaggtagaggacacattgaatgcacatttatttctctctctctctatctctatctctacctttattataaaagagactgaacactgacttgagcgtcggagtgccattggcAGGTACCCGGCCGGTCTTGACGAAGGAGAACGGTCGAACGGAAGTTGGATTAGTGAAGGACCGGACGATTCGAAATGGGAAATTGTGCAAGGAGCTTAGACAAAATCCCGACCGGAATAGTATTCTCTAAATTCCAACCGATTTAGTTGTTggcaattaatatttaaaatggtttATGTGTGaattaattatcaaaagaattttgaaaatttcatagTGATTTTGTTGCTTCTACTATCTGTTATTTGCCAAAGTGAGAGTAAATAATCATAAGATGATGGAATGAAAGTGTGATCGCAAGAAAAATGTGTGAAACTTGGTGAAATGAATTTCAACCTTTTCTATCTaatatacacatttttttttcttttgatttggaaAACGTGTTAGAAAAAAGGTTTTATCATTAAAGTTTCttagcaaataaataaataaattgttatgGTTTTGTAtttacactattttattttatcccaTTTTATTCTGTTCTACATTCCATTAAATgttcaaacataaatttaaagttatcaCGGTAAGGCTGAATTTCATAAGAAACAAGTTGAAGCTGAGTTAACATAtatcttctttttatatataattaactcGACTTAAGtcaaatataattcaattcaaGCTATGCGCTAGATGTTATATAATTAAGCCTTATTTTTAAGATTCTACCCTTCTAAGTTATCAAATAAAATGTTTAGTATTAAGCGTGCATGTTTAAAAATacgaatatttattaaaatataacatattttttcttgCTCACAAATATATAGAAGGGGATGATGCGAGTCAATGTTTATGTGCTGAATTTTTAGGGTTATTCTTCACTCTTTTAACTCACAATCTTGTCATCCTCCAGTGACGAGTCAACAAAAAACGTGAGCCAATTaagccattttttttttcacatcagTCATTCGCGCAGACACCATGCTTTTGACTTTGGACTTTTTCTCTTATCTCTACCCTTTCAGTATTCCCAATattgagttttaatttattcaaaccTTCTATGGTTTTAagcatttaaaaaatcattatattttaattaaaagaacctatttatattaaataatgttagttaatacatttcaataatttttttaattgcgCTTGTAACATCAGACTCTATTTTTGTCTTCCATCCCcattaatgataatattttgttgaaaaatattgGTTAAAAGAATTCATGACAACGTAGTTTCttgagaataatttaaaaaacttggTACTGAAGAAAAATAGCCCCCAAAATAAGAGACAGTcccaaaaaatttcaaattttgacatTGATTTGATGAATCCTGATGACAGAAAACGCAGGTTCAATGAAGCCATCGTTAATATGCTATATCCCTCCTCTCCTCAGGTATATCTTTTTGCctctcattattttctttcaattccaAGGTTAATAGTATACTTTTATCGTCGTCTAGCGCGAACGAGAGTTGGAACCTGCGGAACCCTTGATCGAAGAGTCTGCTTCTGACGTTATTTCAGGTACGATTTTGGACAGCAGGAACCATGCTTTAACAATCgcaaaaattgaaagaaacatTGTTGAAATGTAGGTGCTTTGGATCATTGTGACAACAATTCCTCGACTAGCGTTGAAGAAGAGCATGACTCGGAGACAGAGAAGCTCAGCAGGGCCCAGCGAAAGAAAATTCGGAAGAAGAAACTGAAGGAAGAAGTCGTTCGTCGCGGAAAACTTATTGGACCGCTGTTGCCTCTGACTTCCACTCAAGTTACACGTGATACTCCACCTGTTCGATCAAATGCTTCTGAAGAAGGTTCCAAGAACATTGTCACTATCCTTTTATCAACGTCTTATTGTGTTATTGATCGCGTTATGTTTTCTCTGACTTTTATGCAACACACGTTGGTTTAGGTGGTGTGGCGGATTGTGGTGGTAAATCAGGGAAAGTGAAGCACCGTAGGATGGCAAAAAGGCTTGCCAAACAAAAGGGAAATGCCTCTACTTTGGGCGACACAAATCAAAGTTCCGCTGAGGACCTAAAAGAAGCCCGTTTATAAGTATATGCTGGAAACAATCACAGATAGAGATGCTATTCTTTAGAGTATAGTTGAGCTCGTGATACAGTGGTTAATTTTGTAAAGTAGTTTCAGAATGGATGGCTGTATTAAAACGAGTTTGCTTCTTGTTACTCAACAAATTTCCTTGGTTAACAGCATCATTCTGTGACTGTGGTTTCcttcataatttcatttattaccCCCTCAATTTATATGGGAATGTGTAAAATAGATCATCGATCACGAGAGGAGAAAGTGGTAGACGCATTTAATGGGTTTACAGTTCTTGCATCCAGGTGATGAAAAACGAGAAGTCCTGTAATGCTGGTCCTTTTTTACATATCTGAAATACACTAATGTATTTCGAAATGTGCAGTCTGAAAACTATTTAtggaatgaattaaaaaaaaaaaaaaacctttaggATTTTAAAATTCAGAAGGCATTTTCACACTggatcttcatcttcttcgctCATTCCTCACCACCATCACTCATTCTTCTGCATCTACATCATCAGAGTGCCAACAATGTTAGTGCAACTGTCAATGTAAGTGCCCTCGCCATTACATTCAAAGACAGGAGACTCGTTGGACCTTCGCAAATATGGGAATGTGTAAAATAGCTGCTATTTGATGCTCCAATGTGAAGGCGTCGTTGAGGGCTCCAGCCAGGTAGCAGCAATCGATGCAAAAGGTGAGGTTCTCGCAAGAGAAACAACAGTTGCGACGGACCTCTTTGATGAAGAGGAACTCCGGCGAGGTTAGGGAGGTGCTAGAGGAACTCTTTCTTCAGGTTCCTCATCTGCCAGAGGCCAATGACAGAGAAGAGACAGGGTAGAATGGCCAATTCATGATACTGGGGTGCAGCAAGAAAAAATGGGGTGCACGAAGAAATAGCCATAATGAAATCTTGGGCGTTAATGAACCGAACCTCAAAGAATTTGGGGTGATGATATCACacgtgtgaaaaaaaaaatagtttgtaaTGAAGGTTGGATTGATCTgctgtaattaaaaaaaaaatcaaaatgggTTGTAAAAGAATAGTGAATTGATTCACCAAATGAAtg
Proteins encoded:
- the LOC106777451 gene encoding uncharacterized protein LOC106777451 is translated as MNPDDRKRRFNEAIVNMLYPSSPQRERELEPAEPLIEESASDVISGALDHCDNNSSTSVEEEHDSETEKLSRAQRKKIRKKKLKEEVVRRGKLIGPLLPLTSTQVTRDTPPVRSNASEEGGVADCGGKSGKVKHRRMAKRLAKQKGNASTLGDTNQSSAEDLKEARL